One genomic segment of Panicum virgatum strain AP13 chromosome 2N, P.virgatum_v5, whole genome shotgun sequence includes these proteins:
- the LOC120662759 gene encoding auxin-responsive protein SAUR40-like → MQQRSRAAARAVVATVGSEARVPTGHVAVCMGGMAWRFVVRAAHLNHRVFRELLRQAEEEYGFSSGACAGPIALPYDEDLFEHILRHLSSPSKASRFVTLEDIKSGALAIEGERKQAEPDGISRNAPYGYDLA, encoded by the exons ATGCAGCAACGTTCCcgtgccgcggcgcgcgcggtggtggcgacggTGGGGAGCGAGGCGCGAGTCCCgacggggcacgtggcggtgtGCATGGGCGGCATGGCGTGGCGGTTCGTGGTGCGGGCGGCGCACCTGAACCACCGGGTGTTCCGAGAGCTGCTCcggcaggcggaggaggagtACGGCTTCTCGTCCGGCGCCTGTGCGGGACCCATCGCGCTCCCCTATGACGAGGACCTCTTCGAGCACATCCTCCGCCACCTCTCCTCCCCGTCCAAGGCCTCCCGGTTCGTCACCCTCGAGGACATCAAGAGTGGCGCCTTGGCGATT gagggagaaaggaaacaggcgGAGCCTGATGGCATCAGCCGTAACGCCCCGTATGGTTATGATCTTGCATaa